The nucleotide sequence AGCAGGTCATACACCAGTTCACCAATGTCTTCGGGCTGGATTTTCCAGGCGTCTTTCTCGCTCGGCTGGTTGTCGCCGAATTCCGTAGCGACCGAGCCGGGCATGATGGTCGATACTTTAATGCCCTCACTCCGCAGATCCAGCATGATGGCCTGCGTGAAGCCAACCAGACCAAACTTGCTGGCGTTGTAGGCAGAGCCTTTCTCAAAGAAGTTCGTACCGGCCAGACTCGCAATTGTGATGAAATACCCCTGCGATTCTTTCAGCGCGGGCAGGCTTGCTTTGGCGGTATAGAATACGCCTGTCAGGTTAATGTCGATGGTTTCGTGCCACTGCTCCGGGGTCATGTCCTGAATTGGTGCGAAGTGACCCACGCCCGCGTTGGCGATGACGTAATCCAGC is from Spirosoma taeanense and encodes:
- a CDS encoding SDR family oxidoreductase; translation: MADHIRTALITGGSKGIGYGVAEVLIKAGINVAVTSRSQEAAEAAAARLNEIKPGHTSDTNKPVGSALGMAADVRDLASQQQVVDAILKQWGRLDYVIANAGVGHFAPIQDMTPEQWHETIDINLTGVFYTAKASLPALKESQGYFITIASLAGTNFFEKGSAYNASKFGLVGFTQAIMLDLRSEGIKVSTIMPGSVATEFGDNQPSEKDAWKIQPEDIGELVYDLLKMNPRTLPSKVEVRPTRPGGK